The following coding sequences are from one Natrarchaeobaculum sulfurireducens window:
- a CDS encoding MBL fold metallo-hydrolase, whose protein sequence is MDDMDFPTSDVPVESVTPDELKASIDAGEDVTLLDARMESDYEEWRIDGETVESINVPYFEFLDEEIDEDVLAQIPKDRTVTALCAKGGASEFVAGALNERGYEVNHLEEGMNGWARIYEAVEVERYDGAGTLLQYQRPSSGCLGYVVYDDGEAAVIDPLRAFTDRYLEDADELGVELTYAIDTHIHADHISGVRNLADEGVEGVIPEAAVDRGVTYADEMTLAEDGDEFQVGNATIETVSTPGHTSGMTSYLIDGELLATGDGLFIESVARPDLEEGDDGAPEAASQLYKSLQERVLTLPDETLIGGAHYSDAAEPAADGTYTAPIGQLVDEMDALTMDEDEFVDLILSDMPPRPANYEDIIPTNLGQQEADDDEAFELELGPNNCAASKGSLAGD, encoded by the coding sequence ATGGACGACATGGACTTCCCGACATCGGACGTGCCAGTCGAGTCGGTGACCCCGGACGAACTGAAGGCGAGCATCGACGCCGGTGAAGACGTGACGCTGCTCGATGCGCGGATGGAAAGCGACTACGAGGAGTGGCGCATCGACGGTGAGACCGTCGAGTCGATCAACGTCCCGTACTTCGAGTTTCTGGACGAGGAGATCGACGAGGACGTACTCGCACAGATCCCCAAGGACCGGACCGTAACAGCCCTCTGTGCGAAAGGCGGTGCGAGCGAGTTCGTTGCGGGCGCGTTGAACGAACGCGGCTACGAGGTCAACCACCTCGAGGAAGGGATGAACGGCTGGGCACGCATCTACGAGGCCGTCGAAGTCGAGCGCTACGACGGCGCCGGAACGCTGCTCCAGTACCAGCGTCCCTCGAGTGGCTGTCTCGGCTACGTCGTCTACGACGACGGTGAGGCGGCCGTTATCGATCCGCTCCGTGCGTTCACCGATCGCTACCTCGAAGACGCCGACGAACTCGGCGTCGAGCTAACGTACGCGATCGATACGCACATCCACGCCGACCACATCTCGGGGGTCCGAAACCTCGCTGACGAGGGTGTCGAGGGTGTTATCCCCGAGGCCGCAGTCGACCGTGGCGTGACCTACGCCGACGAGATGACGCTGGCCGAAGACGGCGACGAGTTCCAGGTCGGCAACGCCACCATCGAAACCGTGTCGACGCCCGGACACACCTCCGGGATGACCTCGTACCTGATCGACGGCGAGTTGCTGGCGACCGGCGACGGCCTCTTCATCGAGAGCGTCGCCCGGCCCGACTTAGAGGAAGGCGACGACGGCGCACCCGAAGCCGCCAGCCAGCTCTATAAGTCGCTTCAGGAGCGTGTGCTGACGCTGCCCGACGAGACGCTGATCGGTGGCGCCCACTACAGCGACGCTGCCGAGCCCGCCGCCGATGGCACCTACACGGCACCGATCGGCCAGCTCGTCGACGAGATGGACGCGCTGACGATGGACGAAGACGAGTTCGTCGACCTGATCCTCTCGGATATGCCGCCTCGACCGGCCAACTACGAGGACATCATCCCGACGAACCTCGGTCAGCAAGAGGCGGACGACGACGAGGCGTTCGAACTCGAGCTTGGCCCGAACAACTGCGCCGCCAGCAAGGGATCGCTGGCAGGTGACTAG
- a CDS encoding YeeE/YedE family protein, translated as MVSELFAPALVESLFPEGISRYAVGGLLVGLGAAVIYLGTGIAAGASTFLESTLSYVSDQSRFQQYRASRDWRIVFTLGIVLGAAIYALTFQSGVLSSSLYQPGTTGELREVGGVTIWLTEVQPWRLFLGGILVGIGTRIGKGCTSGHGVCGVGSASKTSIVGVITFLIVAIGTAQIVMALGVSP; from the coding sequence ATGGTATCTGAACTGTTCGCTCCCGCGTTGGTCGAGTCGCTGTTTCCCGAGGGCATCAGCCGATACGCCGTCGGTGGCCTGCTCGTCGGCCTCGGCGCTGCCGTGATCTATCTGGGTACTGGCATCGCCGCCGGGGCGAGTACCTTCCTCGAGTCGACGTTGTCGTACGTCTCCGATCAGTCACGATTCCAGCAGTATCGGGCCTCGCGTGACTGGCGCATCGTCTTTACCCTCGGTATCGTCCTCGGGGCCGCGATTTACGCACTGACGTTCCAGTCGGGAGTTCTCTCGAGTTCGCTCTACCAGCCTGGGACGACCGGCGAACTCCGTGAGGTCGGCGGTGTAACGATCTGGCTGACCGAGGTCCAGCCCTGGCGGCTGTTCCTCGGCGGTATACTGGTCGGCATCGGCACCCGAATCGGGAAAGGCTGTACGTCGGGCCACGGCGTCTGTGGTGTCGGCTCAGCGTCGAAAACCTCGATCGTTGGCGTGATCACGTTCCTGATCGTCGCGATCGGAACTGCCCAGATCGTGATGGCACTGGGGGTGAGCCCGTAG
- a CDS encoding DUF6691 family protein, which yields MPLIFVGGLIFGFGLGFSHMAQPEVVLNFLQFEDFGLLFVMFGAAIVTGIAFAIMPRLGRRAPLTGTGYGRRLKSFDRNVLIGGAIFGVGWGLSGICPGAAYASLGVGNVTILWAIAGMFVGAYLQGVVRSSDVASTRSTAADD from the coding sequence ATGCCGCTGATCTTCGTCGGCGGCCTGATCTTCGGCTTCGGCCTCGGGTTTAGCCACATGGCCCAGCCAGAAGTCGTCCTGAACTTCCTGCAGTTCGAGGACTTCGGCCTGCTGTTCGTCATGTTTGGCGCGGCGATCGTCACCGGCATCGCGTTCGCCATTATGCCGCGTCTAGGGCGTCGTGCGCCCCTGACGGGCACCGGCTACGGCCGACGGCTGAAGTCGTTCGATCGCAACGTGCTGATCGGCGGCGCGATCTTCGGCGTTGGCTGGGGCCTTTCGGGCATCTGTCCCGGCGCGGCCTACGCCAGCCTCGGCGTCGGCAACGTGACGATCCTCTGGGCGATCGCCGGCATGTTCGTCGGCGCATACCTCCAGGGCGTCGTGCGCTCGAGTGACGTGGCGTCGACACGATCGACTGCAGCCGACGACTGA
- a CDS encoding helix-turn-helix domain-containing protein — MSQLVSADVTPSRGHERIEARDLRVVLEIVRGGSCFMDGVDGDIVDVDVRFENEQCHCDVTVRTEDEDGEENVETKYGSNDVCSHCPGVIFSNHGCIPRFLGVGDGWFVVETYAADTETVSSLVSDVREVSERVSVKSLVSTDRDGHDDVCSVDISTLTPKQREAVEHATEAGYYDPDTRVPLEDLAADLGISSSALSQRLRRAESNVMRQVACKSECLD; from the coding sequence ATGAGCCAGTTGGTGTCGGCGGACGTAACTCCCTCCCGAGGTCACGAGCGGATCGAAGCCCGGGATCTCCGGGTCGTCCTCGAGATCGTCCGCGGCGGGTCGTGCTTCATGGACGGTGTCGACGGCGACATCGTCGACGTAGACGTCCGCTTCGAAAACGAACAGTGTCACTGTGACGTCACTGTACGGACAGAAGACGAGGACGGCGAGGAGAACGTCGAAACGAAGTACGGATCGAACGATGTCTGTAGCCACTGTCCCGGCGTCATCTTCTCGAATCACGGCTGCATTCCGCGGTTTCTGGGCGTCGGTGACGGCTGGTTCGTCGTCGAAACCTACGCGGCGGATACGGAGACCGTCTCATCGCTCGTCTCGGACGTTCGAGAGGTCTCTGAACGGGTCAGCGTCAAGAGTCTCGTCTCGACGGACCGAGACGGTCACGACGACGTCTGCTCGGTCGACATCTCGACACTCACACCCAAACAGCGTGAGGCCGTCGAACACGCGACCGAGGCGGGTTACTACGACCCCGACACCCGCGTCCCGCTCGAGGACCTCGCAGCCGACCTCGGCATCTCTTCGTCGGCGCTCTCTCAACGACTCCGCCGTGCGGAGAGCAACGTCATGCGGCAGGTGGCCTGCAAGAGCGAGTGTCTCGATTGA
- the extH gene encoding selenite/tellurite reduction operon rhodanese-like protein ExtH gives MNTINRRRFLAAGGALGVVTLAGCLGDDPADEPEEEAPEPDDESDDDDEPDDDEPTEDLPDPTDTETALIEPTTLHEWQEAGLVNKDDPGESHRVVILRIDDWYPDDSAIQSYEDGHVPGAAPWYVDELHTEREEGLGVAAPMVANGEMVDEALNRAGVCPRTTIVVSGTKPIRVARGYWTLRYWGFPRERVKILNGGYHAYGEEYDLETGQFDPLDVPQTTFSVEANEELNNDLRVGIGQMIQRVDNVIEGESDDVILENRQDGEGDEASAPGTMISNATWDNPLAVHEGDHHFDTFEAEGAYFKAPGELQAHYDDLGVSPDDTVLTYCGSGYRAAVSFFVLDGILEYDDVMLYDGSWGQWEQYAGDDVPETWRVDEHGRTDGDLEAGDLEITVDEIPDLDTPEANQLEAADMDYMAGGEVDEDDGADGADDFACSVGRPAPTP, from the coding sequence ATGAATACGATAAACCGGCGGCGGTTCCTCGCGGCTGGTGGTGCACTGGGTGTGGTGACCCTCGCTGGCTGTCTCGGAGACGACCCAGCCGACGAGCCCGAAGAAGAAGCGCCAGAACCGGACGACGAATCGGACGACGACGACGAACCGGACGACGACGAACCGACCGAAGACCTCCCCGATCCGACCGACACGGAGACGGCGTTGATCGAACCGACGACACTCCACGAGTGGCAGGAAGCCGGCCTCGTGAACAAGGACGATCCCGGAGAGTCCCACCGGGTCGTGATTCTCCGGATCGACGACTGGTACCCCGACGATAGTGCGATCCAGTCGTACGAGGACGGACACGTTCCCGGAGCGGCTCCGTGGTACGTCGACGAGTTACACACTGAGCGTGAAGAAGGGCTGGGTGTCGCGGCACCGATGGTCGCAAACGGCGAGATGGTCGACGAGGCGCTCAACCGGGCGGGGGTCTGTCCCCGGACGACGATCGTCGTCTCGGGAACCAAACCCATCCGCGTCGCCCGTGGCTACTGGACGCTGCGGTACTGGGGCTTCCCACGCGAGCGCGTGAAAATCCTCAACGGCGGCTACCACGCCTACGGCGAGGAGTACGACCTCGAGACCGGACAGTTCGATCCGCTGGACGTCCCGCAAACGACTTTCAGCGTCGAGGCCAACGAGGAGCTGAACAACGACCTTCGGGTCGGCATCGGCCAGATGATCCAGCGCGTCGACAACGTCATCGAGGGCGAGAGCGACGACGTGATCCTCGAGAACCGCCAGGACGGCGAGGGTGACGAGGCGTCGGCCCCCGGGACGATGATCAGCAACGCCACCTGGGACAACCCACTCGCCGTCCACGAGGGCGATCACCACTTCGACACGTTCGAAGCCGAGGGTGCATACTTCAAAGCGCCGGGCGAACTTCAGGCGCACTACGACGACCTCGGCGTCTCCCCGGACGACACCGTCCTCACCTACTGTGGCAGCGGCTACCGGGCGGCGGTGAGCTTCTTCGTCCTCGACGGCATCCTCGAGTACGACGACGTGATGCTGTACGATGGCTCCTGGGGCCAGTGGGAGCAGTACGCGGGCGACGACGTTCCCGAAACGTGGCGAGTCGACGAACACGGCCGAACGGACGGCGACCTCGAGGCTGGCGATCTCGAGATCACCGTCGACGAGATACCTGACCTCGACACGCCCGAGGCCAACCAGCTCGAGGCGGCCGATATGGACTACATGGCTGGCGGGGAGGTCGACGAGGACGACGGTGCGGATGGTGCCGACGACTTCGCCTGCTCGGTCGGACGACCTGCCCCGACGCCGTAG
- a CDS encoding molybdopterin-containing oxidoreductase family protein: MSDVDGFDLTRRTVLKTAGAAAVGASFAGCLAGGDDQPAVDPDAETETAYGNCWMCHHACGQELTVRDGTAVDINGVDEHPRGSAGPGTEGTLCPKGQAELEKLYDPDRITQPYIREDGELREADWDEAFEYTARRLEEFADEHGPEQLLDATSWSTTNVHEYFWGNLYGTPESIGRGRHVCFGGPHLSGNLMGLGANMRFVDYQHSDYIIAWGRNIFESFAGQWEPKGVLEALENGATLVVVDPQHTPTAQKADHWLPIEPRTDGALALAMGHVIIEEELYDEAFVEEQTHGFDAYQEAVADKTPEWAEDITGIDAELIREIATDFAEAAPAAGIALWTGVGQYAEAQKASQNVFALNGLVGNIDRPGGFRMWQGPPLQMNPFEERGIDLPNNAEGRQPALQLSPEYEDYPFRHTTGIGHTVVPEMVDNGHIMGMVNHYDNPLTDGSTQAWLEAIETMDLVITIDAYWNELTRNADVVFPEAIQLEKDTLINYAPTWSAYHDRRWISASKAVHEPLGDCKSGYEIYKGLAEELGWGEYFPWESEAEYNEDMLANIDYTFEEVAEQNFVLLEEFEYEQWEENGFPTATGQFQFDLDEEGGYAESADELGIDTAPEWIPPGTWGDEPDDEYPLHFYDTRSVFFSFGADQPLEHLHEQYARKHGLEGEDYRGNYLVMNPRDAEPRGIETGDMVTVETAAGEGDEPAMAYVSERTQPGFVTAEFGFGTGNSHEEGMNTMWVHDTQHDPVSSQVDRHLAAEIRPAGGD, encoded by the coding sequence ATGAGCGACGTCGATGGGTTCGACCTCACGCGACGAACCGTGCTCAAGACCGCGGGAGCTGCCGCGGTCGGGGCGAGCTTCGCCGGCTGTCTCGCCGGTGGCGACGACCAGCCGGCGGTCGATCCGGATGCCGAAACGGAGACCGCCTACGGCAACTGCTGGATGTGCCACCACGCGTGCGGGCAAGAGCTAACGGTGAGAGACGGAACGGCCGTCGACATCAACGGCGTCGACGAACACCCCCGCGGAAGCGCCGGTCCGGGAACCGAGGGGACGCTCTGTCCGAAAGGACAGGCCGAACTCGAGAAGCTCTACGACCCCGACCGGATCACGCAGCCGTACATCCGCGAGGACGGCGAACTGCGCGAAGCCGACTGGGACGAGGCGTTCGAGTACACGGCCCGGCGACTCGAGGAGTTCGCCGACGAGCACGGTCCCGAACAGCTGCTCGACGCGACGAGCTGGTCGACGACGAACGTTCACGAGTACTTTTGGGGGAACCTCTACGGAACCCCGGAGAGCATCGGCCGTGGTCGACACGTCTGTTTCGGCGGCCCGCACCTGAGCGGGAACCTGATGGGGCTGGGCGCGAACATGCGGTTCGTCGACTACCAGCACTCCGACTACATCATCGCCTGGGGTCGGAACATCTTCGAGTCGTTCGCTGGACAATGGGAGCCCAAAGGCGTCCTCGAGGCGCTCGAAAACGGCGCGACGCTGGTCGTGGTCGATCCCCAGCACACGCCGACGGCGCAGAAGGCTGACCACTGGCTGCCGATCGAACCCCGGACGGACGGCGCGCTCGCGCTCGCGATGGGGCACGTGATCATCGAGGAGGAGCTGTACGACGAGGCGTTCGTCGAAGAACAGACGCACGGCTTCGACGCCTACCAGGAAGCCGTCGCGGACAAGACGCCCGAGTGGGCCGAAGACATCACCGGGATCGACGCGGAACTCATCCGCGAGATCGCGACAGACTTCGCAGAGGCGGCCCCGGCGGCTGGTATCGCCCTCTGGACCGGCGTTGGACAGTACGCCGAGGCACAGAAAGCCTCCCAGAACGTCTTCGCGCTCAACGGGCTGGTCGGCAACATCGACCGACCCGGCGGCTTCCGGATGTGGCAGGGGCCACCGTTGCAGATGAACCCGTTCGAAGAACGCGGGATCGACTTGCCGAACAACGCCGAGGGACGCCAGCCAGCGTTACAGCTGTCTCCCGAGTACGAAGACTACCCGTTCCGACACACGACGGGGATCGGCCACACCGTCGTCCCCGAGATGGTCGACAACGGCCACATCATGGGGATGGTCAACCACTACGACAACCCCCTGACCGACGGCTCGACCCAGGCCTGGCTCGAGGCCATCGAGACGATGGATCTCGTGATCACCATCGACGCCTACTGGAACGAGCTGACGCGGAACGCCGACGTCGTCTTCCCCGAGGCGATCCAGCTCGAGAAAGACACGCTGATCAACTACGCGCCGACCTGGAGCGCCTACCACGACCGGCGCTGGATCAGCGCCTCGAAGGCAGTCCACGAGCCACTCGGCGACTGTAAGTCCGGCTACGAGATCTACAAGGGCCTCGCCGAGGAGCTAGGCTGGGGCGAGTACTTCCCCTGGGAGAGCGAGGCCGAGTACAACGAGGACATGCTGGCGAACATCGACTACACGTTCGAGGAGGTCGCCGAGCAGAATTTCGTCCTCTTAGAGGAGTTCGAGTACGAACAGTGGGAAGAAAACGGCTTCCCCACCGCGACCGGGCAGTTCCAGTTCGATCTGGACGAAGAGGGCGGCTACGCCGAATCCGCCGACGAACTCGGAATCGATACGGCCCCCGAGTGGATTCCGCCGGGGACCTGGGGCGACGAACCCGACGACGAGTACCCGCTGCACTTCTACGACACGCGCAGCGTCTTCTTCTCGTTCGGAGCCGACCAGCCCCTCGAGCACCTTCACGAACAGTACGCCCGAAAGCACGGCCTCGAGGGCGAAGACTACCGTGGTAACTACCTCGTCATGAACCCACGCGATGCGGAGCCACGTGGGATCGAAACCGGCGACATGGTAACGGTCGAGACCGCCGCCGGTGAAGGTGACGAGCCCGCCATGGCGTACGTCAGCGAGCGGACGCAACCGGGGTTCGTCACCGCCGAGTTCGGTTTCGGCACGGGGAACAGCCACGAAGAGGGCATGAACACCATGTGGGTACACGACACGCAACACGATCCAGTATCGTCCCAGGTGGACAGACACTTGGCTGCCGAAATCAGGCCGGCCGGAGGTGACTGA
- a CDS encoding 4Fe-4S dicluster domain-containing protein, which yields MSEQWMFYFDPNRCIGCHACSVACKQRHDRDADADDWRTVSHLSRGEYPDFEEVPISMSCMHCHDAPCEQVCPPDAIIKRDEDGIVTVDRDRCIGCHYCAWACPFGAPTYDDEGLMSKCNLCLGEGPGGGHGQPERQTPEDGGPTPACVDDCVGEAIKAGPQSEVMAEATEKAAERFEQGAYGKRVIVEPLEEDADLADAIREGDEPAGAITYEG from the coding sequence ATGAGTGAACAGTGGATGTTCTACTTCGATCCGAACCGGTGTATCGGTTGTCACGCCTGTTCGGTCGCCTGCAAGCAGCGCCACGACCGGGACGCCGACGCCGACGACTGGCGGACGGTTTCTCACCTCTCGAGAGGTGAGTATCCCGACTTCGAGGAGGTGCCGATCTCGATGTCGTGTATGCACTGTCACGACGCCCCCTGTGAGCAGGTGTGTCCGCCGGACGCGATCATCAAACGCGACGAGGACGGAATCGTGACCGTCGATCGGGATCGCTGTATCGGCTGTCACTACTGTGCCTGGGCGTGTCCGTTCGGCGCCCCGACGTACGACGACGAGGGGCTGATGTCGAAGTGTAACCTCTGTCTGGGCGAAGGGCCGGGCGGTGGCCACGGACAGCCCGAGCGACAGACGCCCGAGGATGGCGGTCCAACCCCGGCGTGTGTCGACGACTGTGTCGGCGAAGCGATCAAAGCCGGCCCGCAGAGCGAGGTGATGGCCGAGGCGACCGAGAAGGCCGCCGAGCGGTTCGAACAGGGCGCTTACGGCAAACGCGTCATCGTCGAGCCGCTCGAGGAAGACGCCGACCTCGCCGACGCGATTCGTGAGGGAGACGAACCAGCCGGCGCGATCACGTACGAGGGGTGA
- a CDS encoding polysulfide reductase NrfD family protein, translated as MPLDTHVVLAQGFVEQLWLPADYWDLSIPVYLFLAVVAGGGFLAGATAQLVRWRRDTQPGAIESDIARWGFLVAVLGAAGAGLAVLSHLAVIYRALLFPIYLTNFSSWITIGTWILVVLSVIAIVCLLLSLFGTEAAADDGASLFPRAIVAKLGLLELLDGLVDRVRPPRVVIVGLYVIGSLLAVATIYTGFELAIVETVPLWNMPVVVPLAFLFSGLAAGVGLTVALTVFFEREVDPVVGGYTLATGVLSGLSLVTVWYGWTEIATSDAPAAAASQVALTETNLAVGAWLVVVALAVALVVGLVVGVAALTGRGSADLERVAVPALVGSFGLLVLGGLALRIVMLLAAQQDPVVVLG; from the coding sequence ATGCCACTCGACACTCACGTGGTGCTGGCTCAGGGATTCGTCGAGCAGCTCTGGCTGCCGGCGGACTACTGGGATCTCTCGATCCCCGTCTATCTGTTCCTGGCGGTCGTCGCCGGGGGCGGCTTTCTGGCGGGAGCGACGGCACAACTCGTCCGCTGGCGACGCGATACCCAGCCGGGCGCGATCGAGAGCGACATCGCCCGCTGGGGCTTTCTCGTGGCCGTCCTGGGTGCTGCAGGCGCCGGGCTGGCGGTCCTCTCTCACCTCGCGGTGATCTACCGCGCGCTGTTGTTCCCGATCTATCTCACGAACTTCAGTTCGTGGATCACGATCGGGACGTGGATCCTCGTGGTGCTCTCGGTGATCGCCATCGTCTGCTTGCTCCTCTCGCTGTTCGGTACGGAGGCTGCGGCGGACGACGGCGCGAGCCTGTTCCCACGGGCCATCGTCGCTAAACTGGGTCTCCTCGAGCTGCTGGACGGCCTCGTCGATCGGGTCCGACCGCCGAGGGTCGTGATCGTCGGGCTGTACGTGATCGGGAGCCTGCTCGCGGTGGCGACTATCTACACCGGGTTCGAGCTGGCGATCGTCGAAACGGTGCCGCTGTGGAACATGCCCGTAGTAGTGCCGCTCGCGTTCCTGTTCAGCGGCCTCGCCGCGGGTGTCGGCCTGACGGTTGCGCTCACCGTGTTCTTCGAGCGCGAGGTCGACCCCGTCGTCGGCGGCTACACGCTCGCGACCGGCGTTCTCTCGGGGCTCAGCCTCGTGACCGTCTGGTACGGCTGGACCGAGATCGCGACGAGTGACGCACCGGCCGCCGCAGCCTCGCAGGTCGCACTCACCGAGACGAACCTCGCGGTCGGTGCCTGGCTCGTCGTGGTAGCGCTTGCCGTTGCACTCGTCGTGGGACTGGTCGTTGGCGTAGCCGCGCTGACCGGTCGCGGATCGGCCGATCTCGAGCGAGTCGCCGTTCCAGCGCTGGTCGGCTCGTTCGGTCTGCTCGTACTCGGGGGCCTCGCGCTCAGGATCGTCATGTTACTCGCAGCGCAGCAGGATCCGGTGGTGGTGCTCGGATGA
- a CDS encoding TorD/DmsD family molecular chaperone: MTSTTTAASALEREKRQTLAELYALLAKCFEHPSEAFYEAARTGRFDAEVRTRLERLGVDVEPAPTLEASHGELREAYLRTFEGFDGPAAPPVESVHEPWWDGRERELLAGPAEADAKRRFDVIDAEVPARYPADHLAVLLEYASLVLEAGRDDEYADFHEHHLDWLETFAERVAAIDGASYYQWAAETTARVVADVGDRFVASVDTDGGEGG; encoded by the coding sequence ATGACGTCGACGACCACAGCTGCATCCGCGCTCGAGCGCGAGAAACGACAGACGCTCGCGGAGCTGTACGCGCTGCTAGCGAAGTGTTTCGAGCACCCGAGCGAGGCCTTCTACGAGGCTGCGCGGACGGGTCGGTTCGACGCTGAAGTGCGAACGCGACTCGAGCGACTCGGCGTCGACGTCGAACCGGCACCGACGCTCGAGGCGAGCCACGGCGAACTCCGGGAGGCGTATCTCCGGACGTTCGAGGGCTTCGACGGCCCGGCCGCGCCACCGGTCGAGTCGGTTCACGAACCCTGGTGGGACGGCCGGGAGCGTGAACTGCTGGCCGGGCCAGCGGAGGCCGACGCGAAACGACGATTCGATGTGATCGACGCGGAGGTTCCGGCCCGATATCCGGCCGACCACCTCGCCGTGTTGCTCGAGTACGCGTCGCTCGTGCTCGAGGCAGGCAGGGACGACGAGTATGCGGACTTTCACGAACACCACCTCGACTGGCTCGAGACGTTCGCCGAGCGCGTTGCGGCGATCGATGGCGCGTCGTATTACCAGTGGGCCGCCGAGACGACGGCACGAGTCGTGGCCGACGTTGGCGACCGGTTCGTTGCGTCGGTCGACACTGATGGAGGCGAAGGAGGGTGA
- a CDS encoding helix-turn-helix domain-containing protein, translating into MTNAQYRMTLSWANPETGQELLHCLADADGEDVSFSIDCVSRDGITPCSLDIGSLTQKQLEAARMAVEEGYYENPREARLTDLADRLDISESAVSQRLTTVERKLMLALVAACE; encoded by the coding sequence ATGACCAACGCCCAGTACCGGATGACGCTCTCGTGGGCGAACCCCGAGACCGGACAGGAGCTGTTACACTGTCTGGCCGACGCCGACGGCGAGGACGTCTCGTTCTCGATCGATTGTGTCTCCCGCGACGGGATCACCCCCTGTTCGCTGGACATCGGATCGCTGACGCAAAAACAGCTCGAGGCGGCGCGGATGGCCGTCGAGGAAGGCTACTACGAGAATCCGCGCGAAGCCCGTCTCACCGACCTGGCTGACCGGCTCGATATATCGGAATCAGCCGTCTCACAGCGGCTGACAACGGTCGAACGGAAACTGATGCTCGCGCTGGTCGCAGCCTGTGAGTGA
- a CDS encoding thioredoxin family protein produces MSDSIDEERQRIREQKKRELQQRLENGDVPGEGSAEASAEAPSEPIEIEGAGHLESVVDSYPIVLVDCYADWCGPCQMLEPTIDALAAETDAAVAKVDVDANQPLAQQLGARGVPTLVLYADGEPVERTSGVQPREALKQWITSYK; encoded by the coding sequence ATGAGTGACTCGATAGACGAGGAGCGACAGCGGATTCGCGAGCAAAAGAAGCGGGAGCTTCAACAGCGCCTCGAGAACGGCGACGTGCCGGGAGAAGGGAGTGCGGAGGCATCGGCCGAGGCACCGAGCGAGCCGATCGAAATCGAGGGCGCCGGCCACCTCGAGTCGGTCGTCGACTCCTACCCGATCGTCCTCGTCGACTGTTACGCCGACTGGTGTGGCCCTTGCCAGATGCTCGAGCCGACGATCGACGCTCTCGCCGCAGAGACCGACGCTGCCGTCGCGAAAGTCGACGTCGACGCGAACCAACCGCTGGCACAGCAACTCGGTGCACGTGGCGTCCCGACGCTCGTGTTGTACGCCGACGGTGAACCGGTCGAGCGAACCTCCGGCGTACAGCCCCGCGAGGCGCTCAAGCAGTGGATCACTTCGTATAAGTAG
- a CDS encoding PKD domain-containing protein produces MDDSSKILDAVVYSRRTMLKAASVTGVALVAGCADDAEEPDDEEPDDEEPDDEEVDAEEWEDVDEFYFEGRTEAWIGIEPELIADEENPTITLIEGQEYDFRWVNGDGVTHNLEIRDGDDEIIDDYQSDDVSEEGEETTLEGVVASEDMEVYICVYHEATQVGDIEIQSD; encoded by the coding sequence ATGGACGACTCGAGCAAGATCCTGGATGCTGTGGTGTACTCTCGCCGAACGATGCTGAAAGCTGCGAGTGTCACTGGAGTAGCGCTAGTTGCGGGCTGTGCAGATGATGCCGAAGAACCGGACGATGAAGAACCAGATGATGAAGAACCGGACGACGAAGAAGTAGACGCCGAGGAGTGGGAAGACGTCGACGAGTTTTATTTCGAGGGCCGAACCGAAGCCTGGATCGGCATCGAACCGGAGCTCATCGCGGACGAAGAGAACCCCACGATCACGCTCATCGAAGGGCAAGAGTACGACTTCCGCTGGGTGAACGGCGACGGCGTCACGCACAACCTCGAGATCAGAGACGGAGACGACGAGATCATCGACGACTACCAGAGCGACGACGTCTCGGAGGAGGGCGAGGAGACGACGCTCGAGGGTGTCGTCGCCAGCGAGGACATGGAGGTCTACATCTGTGTCTACCACGAGGCGACGCAGGTTGGGGACATCGAGATCCAGAGCGACTGA